In the Fusarium falciforme chromosome 6, complete sequence genome, ATGTTCACATTACCATTGACATGGGCATATTTCCAGGCAATTGGTATAACCCGCAACTCATGTACGTGATTTGAAGTCGCggtcttgccgtccttgactGATCAACGTGCTCAAGCACCCGTTCAAATCCGCGAGTCGGCAAATAACCATCTCCATTTTCCGTGAAATGGCCATCAATAACGACGATCCCCCGCATTCTTGAGCTTCAACTGTGCATCGTGACAGCCAAAGGATTCAGGCTAAATCGGATATTCTTTAGGCAGATATGGTATAAGTGCCGACATCGGAAAACTTACTTTAGTTTACCAAGGTAGGTAGCCATGGACGGCGGATCCATCACAATTATCAACATATATAGAACGTCGTTTGCCGTACAAACATTGCGCAAGAGGTCCGGGGACTTCATATCCATTCTATAGCAAATATGAAGACTTGCTTACTTGTACCCGCAATGGGCTCCTTGGCACTTGGTGCTGCCACAAACTCAACATTTCACAACCCGATTCTCAGTGGTTTCAACCCGGATCCCAGTTGTGTCTTCGTACCCAAGTTCAATGACACATTCTTCTGTGTTACATCAAGTTTTCTCGCCTTTCCTGGTCTTCCAATTCATGCTAGTCACGATCTGGTGAACTGGAAGCATGTTTCAAATGCTTTCAGTCGCCCAGACCAGCTGCCTGGTATGGCGTTTCTCCCAAAAGCCACCAGCGGCATATATGCACCGACGCTGCGGTTTCATCAAGGCACTTTCTACTTAATGTCAACCCTGGTCAACCAACAACTTCCCCGTGTTAATGACTCTCGATGGGACAATTTCATCATGACCACCACGGACCCTTATAGCTCAGATGCGTGGTCTGATCCCGTCCATTTCAGCTTCCCTGGCTTTGACCCCTCGCCATTCTGGGACGATGATGGGTCTACATGGGTTGCAGGCGCACACACAGCGGCGTACTATCCTGGAGTGATGCATGCACCGCTGAACTTTGAGACGGGAGAAATTGGCGACATCATAATGCCATGGAATGGAactggaggagcttctcctgaAGCACCTCATGTTTGGAAGCGCAGTGGCTGGTATTACCTCCTCCTGGCCGAGGGAGGAACTCGAGAAAATCACATGGTCACCATGGCACGGTCACGCAGCATCAAGGGGCCTTATGAGCCGGCGCCTCAAAACCCTCTTCTCACAGCTGCCAATGACACGAGTTCCTACTTCCAGGCTGTTGGACACGCAGATCTCTTCCAGGATGCTGACGGACAGTGGTGGGCATCTGCCTTGGCTGTTCGAGCTGGGGGCTCGTATGGCCAAAAGCCTGGCCCATACTTTGGAAATCTGCCAATGGGGAGAGAAACAGTGCTTACTCCCGTCACGTGGGAGGATGGCGAGTTTCCCGTCTTTTCCAATGTTACTGGAACCATGTCTGGATGGAAGTTACCTCCGGAGTCATATGTGGACGAAGGGGAGGGTCAGCTGAATGGCGCTGACGACCTGGTCACTTTTCCTCCTGGAAGCAACCTACCGATTCATTTCGTCCACTTGCGACTACCGAAGAGCAGAAATTACAAGATCTCTCCTCCTGGTCACGCTAACAGCCTTGCTCTGAAATCCTCTGTACTCAACCTCACTGCTTTCGACGGCGACTTTGCACTAGGACGAGGCCAGACGTTCATTGGTCGACGAATGGCGCACTCCATGTTCAAGTACAGCGTGGAAATCGACTGGGCCCAATCcttaaagaaagaagaaatgGAAGTTGGCGTTTCATTGTTCCAAGACCAATCTCAACATATTGACCTGGGTATTGTGATGCTCAAGCCAAAGGGGAGCGATTTGTTGCAGCCTTATCTACGCTTCCGTGGACACTCGGAAACCCCCTACCGCGGTAGGAGTGTAATTCAAGAGAACTCGACACGTATTCCGGCCCAGTGGGTTGGAAAGCAGCTTCGGCTGGAAATCGAAACAAAAAACAGTACCCATTTCGAGTTCAGGGCCGGCCTGGCTGGCTCAACAGACCAAGAAGAGGTCAAGGTACTTGGTCATTGTCGTGGAACTGACGTGGTCCCATATTATTCCGGTAAGTTGAGTTCCTCCTTCATACCTTCTTACTGTCAGAAGGCCTCCAATTTTACTGGTCTATTGACACTTGCTAGGGGCAATCTTGGGCGTTTACGCAACAACAAACGGAAAGCATGGCGAGCAGGCATTTGAGACGTACATCTCCAACTGGAGATACCAAGGGCTTCGGCAGTTCAGAAGCCAGGAAGATGTAGATGAGGCTGATGCGAGCTGAGATTGATTGTGAATCGGGATGCGATATGGTTAGAAACATAGCCGGGCGTTGCTTGTCATCGACATGTTGATTcccatcctccttctcctaGTGACTAGGAAAGGTGCACCACACCGATAAAGAGTTTATCACAAGTCTCAATCACAGCGAAGCTTGAAACTACGATGACCCCCTAAGGTTATGGCCGAGCTGTTACTGTTCAAGCGCCTGAAGGCTATTTGTTACGTTTCTATTTTCTGGTGCAAGACCTATGCAGCTATGCTATGCTTCAACAGTTCCTCCGGCACTTCCTGTGCGGTGTGATCTACTGCCCGGCACCAAGCAGGGGGATGCTAGAAATATGGTTTGACCGTCTCGTATTTCTTCGTTTATTCCGGGGAGGTCGCATTTGAACCGGCCGCCACAACTCAAAATAGATCTTGGCATCCGGTATCTGGATGGAAGTCCGGGGTGTATTGAGCCATTGCTACGCTAGAAAAAGTAATGATCACGCCCGTCCCCACCTCGTATTGGTTCGACAAGGGGCCGTATTTCTTGGATAGGTACTATAGCCGCTTGGCTGATAATGCATCTTCTTCGACTAATTTCCGAGCCGTCCTGTTCTATATAAGGGCCTGAGCTGTCCTGCCAACATGAGACTTTACCGCCCTAGTTTCCAGAGTGGACAAACTCGCCATTTTCATCATGTTGTTCTCCCAAGCTTTGGCTTCGGCCGTCTTCCTCGCGATTGGCGCTGAGTCGCACTCACCCCTCAATGCACGATCAGCGGAGGCCGCCGGATTGGCTGTCACCTTGTCTCCTTCGTCAGGAAAGGCAACCGAAGTTGAGGTTACCATCAAGAATGACGGGTCTAATGACTTGAGCCTTCTAAGAGTAGGAACTATCCTGGATGAAAGACCTGTCcagaagatggtggtggtggacgaTGCTGGTAAGCATGGTTTTGAGAACATGAGACGAAGAAATCTGACCCATCGCCATAGGAGAGCAGCTTCCCTTCCAGGGCATTGAATTGAGTGTCTACTATGAGGGCTTGGAATCTAAGCATTATGAGAAGTTGGCTGCCGGATCATCCGTCACTCGACTGGTGGACCTGTCCTCGGTCTACGACTTCAAGCCTGGAACCTACTCCATTGTCGCTGAAGGAACGTTCCCCTCCGTCTCTGGCGCTTCCAAGGAACCGACTTCGATCTCTTTCAAGTCCAAGGCCCTATCAATTACAGTTAAGGAAAGTTCCGCTGCCGAGGTGAAGCA is a window encoding:
- a CDS encoding GH43-C2 domain-containing protein; the encoded protein is MKTCLLVPAMGSLALGAATNSTFHNPILSGFNPDPSCVFVPKFNDTFFCVTSSFLAFPGLPIHASHDLVNWKHVSNAFSRPDQLPGMAFLPKATSGIYAPTLRFHQGTFYLMSTLVNQQLPRVNDSRWDNFIMTTTDPYSSDAWSDPVHFSFPGFDPSPFWDDDGSTWVAGAHTAAYYPGVMHAPLNFETGEIGDIIMPWNGTGGASPEAPHVWKRSGWYYLLLAEGGTRENHMVTMARSRSIKGPYEPAPQNPLLTAANDTSSYFQAVGHADLFQDADGQWWASALAVRAGGSYGQKPGPYFGNLPMGRETVLTPVTWEDGEFPVFSNVTGTMSGWKLPPESYVDEGEGQLNGADDLVTFPPGSNLPIHFVHLRLPKSRNYKISPPGHANSLALKSSVLNLTAFDGDFALGRGQTFIGRRMAHSMFKYSVEIDWAQSLKKEEMEVGVSLFQDQSQHIDLGIVMLKPKGSDLLQPYLRFRGHSETPYRGRSVIQENSTRIPAQWVGKQLRLEIETKNSTHFEFRAGLAGSTDQEEVKVLGHCRGTDVVPYYSGAILGVYATTNGKHGEQAFETYISNWRYQGLRQFRSQEDVDEADAS